The following is a genomic window from Sebaldella sp. S0638.
CTAAAATAGGTGATATAAAACTGGGAAGTTTTGAGCCGGAACATTCTACTTTAAGCTGGATAAGCATGTTATTTTGTGCGTGTATAGGATCAAGTATTCTATACTGGGGGCTGATAGAGTGGGCATATTATTTTATGTCACCGCCGTTTGGAATGAAAAAAATGTCTTCCGGAGCGGCAGAGGCCTCAGTAGCGTACACAATGTTTCACTGGGGAATAAGCGGATGGGCATCATACAGCATCGCAGCTGTAATAATTGGTTATTATTTTTATGTAAAAAAAATACCTTCATTTAAAATAAGTGTTTCATGTAAATTTTCAGATCAAAAAAATGAAAGTATAGCTGGAAAAATAGTAGATATTTTTATCATAACAGGACTTGTTTGCGGAGTTGCAGTTTCTGTTACACTGGGAACACCGATGATATCAGAAGGGCTGAAAGAATTATTCGGTATTCAGCCTACCGTGGCAGGGAATATTATGATAGCAATATTTTGGGCGGGATTATTTGCTACCAGCGCAGTCTCCGGAATAGATAAGGGAATAAAATTATTAAGCAATATTAATTCTATAATGGTGGTATGTTTTGCCCTGTTTTTTCTTTTGGCCGGCTCAACAACTTTTATTTTAAATAACACAGTAAACAGTATAGGATATATGTTTCAAAATTTTATAAAAATGAGTTTTTATACAGATCCTGTGGGAAAATCTTCTTTTCCGCAGCAGTGGACAATTTTTTACTGGGCGTGGTGGATATCATACATGCCTATAATGGGACTTTTTATAGCAAATATATCAAAAGGAAGAACAATACGTCAGGTTGTAGTAGGGACTACAGTTTTTGGAAGTATGGGCTGCTGGTTTTTACAGTCAATTTTTGGAAGTTATGCTCTGAGTCTCCAGATTTCCGGACAGCTTGATACAGTGGGGATTATAAATAAACATGGAAACTATACAGCTATAATGGCAATTCTTAATACACTTCCATATT
Proteins encoded in this region:
- a CDS encoding BCCT family transporter, coding for MKEKLSIDRQIVIPSVLLIIILSVSFLFFNYKDKGILENIFNFVTEYLGGGYLIFIFSIILLLIYIVFTKIGDIKLGSFEPEHSTLSWISMLFCACIGSSILYWGLIEWAYYFMSPPFGMKKMSSGAAEASVAYTMFHWGISGWASYSIAAVIIGYYFYVKKIPSFKISVSCKFSDQKNESIAGKIVDIFIITGLVCGVAVSVTLGTPMISEGLKELFGIQPTVAGNIMIAIFWAGLFATSAVSGIDKGIKLLSNINSIMVVCFALFFLLAGSTTFILNNTVNSIGYMFQNFIKMSFYTDPVGKSSFPQQWTIFYWAWWISYMPIMGLFIANISKGRTIRQVVVGTTVFGSMGCWFLQSIFGSYALSLQISGQLDTVGIINKHGNYTAIMAILNTLPYSKIAIAVFIILSFIFLTTTCDSSAYILATISTRKIKIGQEPTKVSRLLWSIAIIILPVVLLIVGGINTVKLVSVLGSVPLLIILLKMIVNFIKDVKKDINTGG